Below is a window of Roseofilum reptotaenium CS-1145 DNA.
ATCATCCGCTTATCTGGCCAAAATACCATAATCACTTGTTCTGTTGAGTAACCATCCCAGTTGAGTTCCAGCTTGCAAACAGAGCTGAATTTTGCTAATTAAAGCTGTGGTACTTTGGTCGCGAGAAAGAATTTCAATCATCCAGTCAGGAGCGCCAGAAACCGCTGTATTTTGCACTGGGATGCGATCGCCGCGAATAATGGTAATATCGGGAACAACAGACTGCTCCGTTAGAGTGCAGCGTAACTCTGGAAAGGCTTCATAGGCACTTCCTGCTTGATCAATTGCCCCAGTCAATCGTTTCTGTAAAATGCTATGGTCAACGGTTGGCATCGGTTTTAAGTGGGCTTCTCCCTGGAAAAATTCCCACGCGGGGGACGCTTCTAAATTAGAGCGTTGTAGAAATTCTGCTAAAGTCAGAACTTGAACGGTAACCATAGATCGGGCATAGCTCAATGGCTACAGCTTATAATTATCAATAATTCACTGTCAACTCTACAGTTTATCCATTCCTATTCCCTAATTACCCATTACCAGCACGAAGCACTATCTCTAATGTCCAACGTTACCGTTATCAACCATCCTCTCATTGCCCATAAACTAACCCTCATGCGTCGCGAGGAAACCAGTACAGCCAAATTTCGCTCTTTGCTCAAAGAAATTAGCTTGTTACTCGCCTATGAAGTGACGAGAGATTTACCCTTAAAATTAGAAGAGATTAAGACTCCTTTAGGGGTAATGGAAGCACCCGTTTTAGCGCCAGAAAAGAAAATGGTAGTGATTTCCATTATGCGAGCTGGACAAGGCATTTTAGATGGCATGTTGGAACTCATTCCTTCTGCGCGGGTGGGACATATTGGCTTATACCGAGATCCGAGAACCTTGATTCCCATTGAGTATTATCTCAAGGTTCCCCATGATGTCGAAGAGCGAGATATGTTCATTGTCGATCCCATGTTAGCCACCGGTAATACTGCTGTTGCTGCCATTAGTCGGTTAAAAGAACTGAACCCAACATCAATTAAGTTTGTCTGTCTATTAGCCGCTCCCGAAGGGTTAGAGCATGTTCAAGAAGAACATCCAGATATCCCAATTTATACGACTGCCATTGATGAGTGCTTAGACGAGCATGGCTATATTTTACCCGGTCTAGGGGATGCTG
It encodes the following:
- a CDS encoding Uma2 family endonuclease, translated to MVTVQVLTLAEFLQRSNLEASPAWEFFQGEAHLKPMPTVDHSILQKRLTGAIDQAGSAYEAFPELRCTLTEQSVVPDITIIRGDRIPVQNTAVSGAPDWMIEILSRDQSTTALISKIQLCLQAGTQLGWLLNRTSDYGILAR
- the upp gene encoding uracil phosphoribosyltransferase, with translation MSNVTVINHPLIAHKLTLMRREETSTAKFRSLLKEISLLLAYEVTRDLPLKLEEIKTPLGVMEAPVLAPEKKMVVISIMRAGQGILDGMLELIPSARVGHIGLYRDPRTLIPIEYYLKVPHDVEERDMFIVDPMLATGNTAVAAISRLKELNPTSIKFVCLLAAPEGLEHVQEEHPDIPIYTTAIDECLDEHGYILPGLGDAGDRLFGTK